In bacterium, a single window of DNA contains:
- the rplM gene encoding 50S ribosomal protein L13, translating into MRTIMAKPGEHQRWYVVDAKGQVLGRLASRVAAVLRGKARPTFTPSVSGDYVVIINADKIRLTGRKAQQKMYHRHSGYPGGLRATPAGKMLQRHPETVLKEAVRGMLPKTPLGRECLRKLRVYRGDAHRHAAQQPVALELPRRGETSTKGRDQ; encoded by the coding sequence ATGCGCACGATCATGGCAAAGCCGGGCGAACACCAGCGGTGGTACGTCGTGGACGCAAAGGGGCAGGTGCTTGGTCGTCTGGCCAGCCGCGTCGCCGCCGTGCTGCGGGGGAAGGCGAGGCCGACGTTCACGCCGTCTGTGAGCGGAGACTACGTCGTCATCATCAACGCCGACAAGATCCGCCTGACCGGACGCAAGGCGCAGCAGAAGATGTACCATCGACACTCCGGCTACCCGGGCGGACTTCGGGCGACGCCGGCGGGCAAGATGCTGCAGCGGCATCCCGAGACGGTCCTCAAAGAGGCGGTGCGCGGCATGCTGCCGAAGACGCCGCTCGGGCGTGAGTGCCTGCGGAAGCTGCGCGTGTACCGGGGCGATGCGCACCGGCACGCGGCCCAGCAGCCCGTCGCGCTCGAACTGCCGCGGCGGGGCGAGACCTCGACGAAGGGACGTGACCAGTGA
- the rpsI gene encoding 30S ribosomal protein S9 translates to MTLAAGGRKEATARVRLVPGSGTITVNGRAVEQHFPKGPLLTSIRQAFVVSNAEGRFDVIADVRGGGVVGQAGAIRLGIARALLSLDGELRSPLRKAGLLTRDPRQKERKKYGHKRARKGFQYSKR, encoded by the coding sequence ATGACGTTGGCCGCGGGCGGCCGTAAGGAGGCCACGGCGCGGGTTCGGTTGGTGCCGGGGAGCGGGACGATCACGGTGAACGGGCGCGCGGTCGAGCAGCACTTCCCGAAGGGGCCGTTGCTCACCTCGATTCGCCAGGCGTTCGTCGTGTCGAACGCTGAGGGACGGTTCGACGTGATCGCGGACGTCCGCGGGGGCGGCGTCGTGGGCCAGGCGGGCGCGATCCGGCTCGGGATCGCGCGCGCGCTGCTGTCGCTCGACGGTGAACTCCGGTCCCCGCTGCGCAAGGCGGGTCTCCTGACGCGCGACCCGCGGCAGAAGGAACGCAAGAAGTACGGCCACAAGCGTGCGCGCAAGGGGTTCCAATACTCGAAGCGGTAG